The DNA sequence TGGCATGAATCCCTGGACAAAGGCACTGTAGGTTTCATTGATCAGACGCTGGGATTCCGCAGCGATAGTCCCGAACACCAACGAGGATTTTCCTGATCCGGACACTCCGGTGAATACGGTCAGGCGTCGTTTGGGAATATCAACGGAGATATTTTTGAGGTTATTCTCATGGGCCCCGTGAACCCGGATCATGTCGTGGGAGTCAGCAGTCTGCATGTGGCAAAGTGTACAAAAAGACACCCGTCCGGGAATGCCGGCGTGATGGGGCGTGGCGGGTGGCGTGCAGTGTCCCATAGGATGGTGCTCATGGCTAACACTCATTTTGATGGCACTGACACCCCTACATCCGGCGACCTCCCTGCAGTGGGCGACGCACTTCCTGATTTCACCCTGGTGGACACCAACCTCGGAGAGGTCTCCCTGGCTGATCTCAAGGGCAAGAAGGTCGTCCTGAACATCTTCCCCTCCGTGGACACCGGCATCTGTGCTGATTCCGTCCGTAGGTTCAATGAGGAGGCCTCCAAGCTGGATGACACCGCTGTGCTGTGTGTCTCCAAGGATCTCCCATTCGCCCTGGGCCGCTTCTGCGGTGCCGAGGGCCTGGACAATGTCACCGCCGCTTCAGCATTCCGTTCCACCTTCGGTGAGGATTACGGACTGGTTCTGGAAGGCTCCCCGCTCAAGGGACTGCTGGCACGCACTGTCATCGTCGCCGATGAGGAGGGCAACATTACCTACACCCAGCTGGTCGATGAGATCAAGACCGAACCTGATTATGATGCCGCCATCAAGGCACTGGGCTAAACCCGCTTAACCCTCTCCCTGTTCAACCGTCAAAGGACTTGCGCCCGCCTCTTCAGGCTGGTTCAGGTCCTTATTATTTTCCTCCTCTGGCGTGTCATCCAGTGGTTCGGTGGTGGCTGACTCTTCAACGGCCCGCTCTGCGGGCTCGTCAGTGGCCCCTGGAACACTGTCGCCATAGGTTTCAGTGGCATCATCCGGGGCATCATCCGGGGTTTCTGATGTCGTGGGAGGTGCCGTTGACTCCGGAGGCGGATCCGTTGGCCACAGGGGAACCGGGGGATCTTCAATCAGCTCGATGTCAAAGATCTCTGGTCTTAGGGGGAGCTGGGGTGCCTGGGGCGCCTGGGGGTTGGCGGGAGGCGCTGAAGGTTCCCGGGGTGCGGGGAGTTCGGGTACCGGTGGTTGATAGTCAGTGTCAGAAGTTACGTTCTGGGGAGTCGGCCGTGGCAGCGGGGTCGGATCCGGACTCCGGGAGGGAGCCATGGGGACGGTGATGTTCTCCCGGGGGAGCACCGCCGGTGGAGCAGTTCTCGGGGTGGTGGCCACCGCGGGAGGCTCCTGCACGGGCGTGGGCATCTGGCTGAACTGTGAACGGGTTGGTTGGGGGAGTGATCCGTCGTCGTTGCGCTCCAGGATCTCAGACAGAGGCACCCCGCCATCCCGTGGATAGGTCTGCAGGGTGGTCATGTGCACACTCGAGGTGGTGGTGGACAACTGTGGGCCGGCGTCATGGAATACACCGATCGTGGCGAAGACCAGGGAGGGGATCAGCGCGGTCAGCGCCAGAGGTGCCACGGTATTCCAGTGCCGGGGTTGATGACAATGGTCAGTGTCCCGTTGACGGCAGGCCAGAACCCACAGACTGATCACACAGAGGACAATGCTGACTCCGAAGATACCCACCAGGCCGCGGGCACTGACGCTCTCGAAGAGGAAGACGGGGATGATGCCGAGAACAGCCAGGAGCAGCAGGAGAGCGGGGCCGGTCTTTCCCAACCAGCCGTGGACCCGGGCCGGGTGTGTCTCAGCACGGGACTGGGCTGATCGGTGCTCATGGATGAAGCGCTGCATCTCCTGGTGATAATCCTCCGGATCGTCACGGTGCGGGACCAGTGTGGCGAGCGGATTCCTGGGTAACTGAAAATCCCTGCTATCCCAGTCCCTGATGTTGGAGGCATTGATGTGCAGAGCGACGTGCCCATCGTTCCCGCGGTCAACCCATCCCCGGGCTAGGGCGAGAAGTCCGCTCTCGGTGGCTGTATCCACAGCCCCCTTGAGGGCATCTGCGGCATCCATGTCGAGGATGCCGCATTCCACACCATTGAGGTGGATGAAGACCATGTCATTGAGGGCACGAAGCTCCACAAGGACGCGGCTCTGGTCTGGGATCTTGCGGAAGGGGGACAGGCGTGTGGGTTCAACGCGCCACATCGTGCCACTCGGTAACAATGTCCACTGGTTTGTCGGGGGATCGTTAAAGGGGACTCCACCGTCAGAGGCATATAGTGAAATACTGGCGGCCACGCTGGCATTGGGCGTGATCTGCAGTTGGCAGGTCGGGACGAATCCGGAGGCGTAGACGCGTGCGATCTGGGAATTAAAGATCACGGCGGGATCGGGGACGGTGCCCACCAGGGTTGTGCCGACCATGACCGCGATGGTGCGGGCATCATTGCTGGGGAGCAGACTTGCCCTCAAGGTGGTGCTGTCCGACTCTGGATGCACCAACTCCTGCAGGGCCTCCCACCGGATGTTGTGCAGCGGGATATTCCGGATGAATTGCTGCACCTTGGGCTGATCTGAGATCGCCAGAGGGTAAGGGGGGACGCGGGAACAGTCGATGATGAAATCCGGTCTGGGGGATCCCTCTGCTTTGGACATGTTCCGCGTGCCTCCCTTCTTCAGGTATTCGCTTCAGGTATTCGTAGGTGTAGGGAGAGCGCTATGAAAACGATTGCTGAACCCTATGTTAGCCGTGAAAACGCCAGGTGGAAAGTGCTTATCTGGGTTTCAGCCTGCTCTTGGAAAAAATCACGATCAGCTGGGGTGTTGCAGAGAATCCTGAGAAGGATGGTTCACCCAGGGGGAGATTGAGGCGGTGGGTGGAAATTTAAATAAACAGAAGGGGAACGGAGTGCTAATTCTGTGTATCACTCCGGTGACATGCCGAAATGGCGCTGATGCACGCTGTCAGATTGCGAAACATTACACCCCCGTTATTTGTTTGTCACCCTTCGATGCTGCTACCACTTTCCTCACCAGGGAGACAATGGCAACCACAACCCCACCCCACAGCGCACCAAACACCAGGGAGCCCGCGGTGTTGCCCAGCCAGCCACCGAAACCGCCGCCGAATCCGGCTACAAACTCCTCGAGTCCGTGAACCAATGAATAGGGGAATGCCCAGCCGAGCTCCTCTAAACCGATCACCATGATGTGGCCACCGACCCACAGCATCGCGAACACACCGATGACACTGATGATCTGCAGCACCACGGGCATCGCCTTCACCAGTCCACGTCCGAAGCGGACCGCTCCTGAAGAGGCACCCTCGCGGGACGCCATGGCCAGTCCCACATCGTCCATCTTCACCAGGATGGCCACCACACCGTAGACCAGGGCGGTGATGCCCAGGCCGACCGTGACCAGGACACCGGTGCGCATCCAGAAGGACTCATCGGCGATCTCATTGAGGGAGATGACCATGATCTCGGCGGACAGGATGAGGTCGGTGGTGATGGCTCCCTTCACCAGCGCATCCTCAGACTTGGGTCCCTGGTGGGATTTGGGCACCATGCTCTTTTCCTCATGGTGCATCCGGGAGTGGATGGAGTGCCAGATCTTCTCCGCACCCTCGAAACACAGGTACGTGCCACCGAGCATGAGGATCGGGGTGAGCGCCCACGGGGCAAACGATGACAGCAACAATGCGATCGGAAGAATGATCACAAGTTTGTTCACCAATGAACCCTTGGCGATCCGCCAGATCATCGGCAGTTCCCGCGCCGGTTGCACCCCATCCACATACTGCGGGGTCACCGCGGCATCATCCACCACAACGCCGGCCGCTTTGAGGCTGGTTTTGCCCGCGAGTCCCGCCACATCGTCGACGGTTGCTGCAGCCGCACGTGCAATCGCGGCGACATCATCCAACAGAGCTGCAAGTCCACCTGCCATGAAGAATCCATCCTTATTGAATGTGGGGGTTTAAGACTTTCCGATTGTATTCCTGTGCGGTTCCCACTGCTACTGGGGCACAATACTGGCCATGAGGATTGCAATCATCGGTGCTGGTGCCGTGGGAGGATATTTTGGTGCGCTGCTGCATGAGGCGGGTGCAGACGTCACCCTGGTGGCCCGGGGCGAGACCCTCCGGGTGTTGAACACCCGGGGTGTGCGTGTCAGTGATCAGCGCGGCACCCGCGATGTGCAGGTCGCCGCGGTCGGATCATTACATGATCTCGACGCCGCCGATGTGGTGCTGGTGGCCACCAAGGCGCTGGCCGGTTCCACCCCGATGCGGGAGCTTCTCGACGGCCTGCCCCCACGCGCTGTCGTCGCCATGACCCAGAACGCGGTGGAAGCGGCGGCGGCTGCAGCGGAAATCGTCGGTGAGGAAAAGGTCTGGCCAGGAGTGGTCCGTGGCTTCTTCGTCCATACCGGGCCAGCCTCGGTGGAATACCGGGGTGGGCCGTTGTCCTATACCTTCGGCACGTGGGATCGATCAGACTCGGAAACTGCTCGTGGATTTGCCCGCATCCTCGGCACCGCAGGGATCGACGCTCAGGTCCACCCGAATATCTGGGTGGACATGTGGGAGAAGGCGATGTTTGTCACCACCTTCGGCGGGCTGGGGGCGTTCGTCGATAAGCCTCTCGGGGTGCTGCGCACCGACTACCGTTCCAGTCTTGAGGCATTGATGTCAGAGGTTGATGCCGTCGCCCGTGCAACGGGCGTTGACCTGCCTGAAGATGCCGTGAGTCGCACGATGGCGTTCGCAGATCGGATGCCGGCGGCGTCGACAAGCTCCATGCAGCGTGACATCACAGCAGGTGATGCGAGTGAACTCGATGCCCAGGTGGGTGCCATCGTGCGTGCGGGAACGCGGCTGGGTGTGGATGTGCGCCTGCATGATCTGATCTACACGGGCCTCCGAAATAGGGGGCGGGAGGGATAAACAGAGTGCGCAGGCTACACTTTCCCCATGATCGTAACCTCTACAGCACGTGTGTCCACTGACCGTCCGGGTCGATACGGCAAGCAGCTGACGAGTCACCTCAGTGAGAAGCTCACCACCACCTGGGACCCGGAGGCCGGTCGGGGCTCCATCATCCTCAAGGGGCATGGGGTGGATGCCGAGGATGAGCGTTTCGCCTTCGACGGCTGCGCCTCCTGTGACCTGGTGGCCGGCGATGGTGTCCTGCTTCTCCACATCGAGGCGCCCGGTGAACTGGCCGACCGGTTGGAATCGGTCATCGGTTCCCACCTGGTTCGCTTCGGCGCCAAGGATGATCTCCGCGTTGCTTTCCGCCGTGGTGATGGCACCGAAGGCAAGGTCTTCGAACCTCTCGGCACGCCGTGACACTCACCATCCGCATCGCCGCGGTGGTGTTCCGCAACCACGACGGCGATGTACTCAGCGTCCGCAAAGCCGGCACTGATTCCTTCATGATGCCCGGCGGCAAAGTGGAACCGGGGGAGCACCCCCTGAGCACCGCAGTGCGTGAAATCGCTGAGGAACTCCACCTCACCCTGGATCCCTCCAGGCTTGAACACCTCGGCAGGTTTATTGCCCCGGCGGCCAATGAATCCGGTTTCACCGTGGACTGTGATGTTTTCATCTGGCCTAATGTGCTGTCAGAGTTGCCGCAGGTATTCGATGAGATCGCTGAGGCCTGCTGGGTGCCGGTTAACTCACACGCCCCCTGGGTGGCACCGCTGAGCCGGGACGTGATCTTCCCACGACTCAGAACAGCAGAAGCAGAAGCAGCGGGATCGCGGTAACCAGCATGAGGGTGCCGATGAGGTAGTTGAAGGTCCGGATGGTGGTCTGCGTCTGTGCGACAGCAGGCATCACCTTTGTTGGATCATCGGGACGGACATACATCGGGATGGTCTCACCGGGTCGCATGATCGGTTCGGGGATGGAATCGGGGAACACCCCATGGACTTCGCGGCCGTCGATGTCGATCCGGTACAGCGTGAGATAACGATCCTCATCGTCCTGGGAATGCCCGGTGATCACCGCATCATGCAGTTCGGCGTGCTGCCGGAATGATCGTTCCTTCAACGTCGAGCGGACGGCAAACCACAGGCAGACCACCCCCACGATGAGAATGAGAACAATAAGGGGAAACGTCGGGGACACAGGCAATCACCTCAAATCGTGTCGTCGAAAGTGGTGGCGCACTCAGTAACTTCCCGCAGCCCAGGTGTTCCAGTTGCCCCAGGCTCCCAGTGCATCCTCCAACATCGTGCTTCCGGGTACGGGGCTGGGGTGTGTATGGGCCGCCGGGATCCGGGAAGGCTCGGCGGTGGCATCTTTGAGGGGAGACGGATCGCCTACTGTACCTGGAACCGCCTTGCCTGTGTTCTGCGCGATCCAGCCGAGGTATTCACTGACCGGTACGAACCATCCCATTGTGCCGTCCTGGGAAGCCACATTGGTGGCGGTGGACATGCTCAACACGCCAGCGATCTCACCGTTGACCCACAGGGCCCCGCCGGAATCGCCGGGCAGCAACCTGCCGTTGTAGATGGTGGCCTCCAGCAGGACAGCACCCCTGTCCGGGCTGGGGAGGTTGATGATGCGACGTTGGATAGTGGCGTCAGCCTGCAGGCCGATCGGCATGTGGCGGCTGGTTGCGCCACCCCAGCCGGCGACCGTGCCGTAGGTGCCGGGATGTTGATGCCAGCCTGAGAGATTCGCCGTCGCGGCTGCTACTGGTGATGAGAGCCTGACCACCGCGAGATCAGCAGACGGATGCCGCCGCCAGTCCACGATGGCTCTTTCTTGACCAACCACGCGCGACCCCACAGAGGCATACCGGTGGGGGCCTTCGCCGATACAGTGACGGGCGGTGAGAACCCATTCCGGGGTGATCAGTGCTCCGGTACACGCCATCTCGCCGATATGGAGACGGACCAGGGAACCGCCACGGACATCACCGCTGACGTGATAACCACCGGTGACCGCGGCTGCTGGGAGTGTGCTTCCGGTGATGACGACAGCCGTCACAAGGACCATCGTGAGAATGGATCGCAGTAGGGATGTGATGACTGGCATGATCGTGGGCCTCGTGTGATGTGGTGATGGGGATCTAGTAGGTTACAGGATCTCATCTATGACAGTAACGGAGGGGCGGGCGATGCGCGCCCCCTTCTCCGTCACCACGATGGGACGCTGCAGCAGGCGGGGCCGGCTGGCGATGGCGCTGAGCAGTTCCTCCTCCGGGGTATCCGGGGACAATCCCAGCTCAGCGTAGTCATCCTCACCTGTGCGGATGCCATCGTGGACGGGGATCCCCAGTTGTGTGAAGATCCCACGAAGTTCCTCCGCGGAGGGGGTGTCCTTCAGATAGTGGATGATGGTGGGTTCAACACCGTCATCCCGGATGTGTTCCAGGGTTTTGCGGGAAGTGGAGCAACGGGGGTTGTGGTAGATCGTGACGTCCATGCCTGTCACTCTACCGGTGTGCGTGGGCGGGGCCACATTTGGAAAAGAGACGGACATGCACCATATTTATCTCTTGTTATAAGCCAAGGAGTAAAGGACGGTAGGCAATGGTGGGACAGGTTGTGAAGGTGGCCCTGGCGTTTGTGGGCATCATTGTCGGAGCGGGTTTCGCGTCCGGGCAGGAAGTGATGCAGTACTTCGTGGCATTCGGCATCAACGGCATCTGGGGTGCGGTGATCTCCGCGGTGGTGATGACGGTGATGGCGCTGATCATTCTCCAGCTGGGCAGCTATTTCCATGCTGATGAGCACGGCGAGGTGTTCCGCCGGGTGAGCCACCCGATCTTCTCCCGGCTTCTTGATATCGGTGTGGTTCTCACCCTGTTCTCCACCGGTTTCGTCATGTTCGCCGGTGCCGGGGCCAACCTCAACCAGCAGTGGGGGCTGCCGGTCTGGGTGGGGGCGCTGGTGATGGTGGTGTTGGTGCTCGCCGCGGGCATGCTGGATGTGGACAAGGTGACCACCGTGATCGGTGCGATCACCCCCTTCATCATCGTGTTCATCACGATCGCCTCGATCTACACCATCGTCGCCGGTGATTTCTCCGGCGTGGAACAGCTGGAGGAGGCCTCTGAGTCCGTGGAGACCACCCTGCCCAACTGGTTTGTGGCGGGCGTGAACTACACCTCCTTCAACCTGATGGTGGCGGTGTCCATGGCGGTGGTCATCGGTGGCAACATGTTCAACCCACGGGTGGCTGGCAGGGGTGGTCTGCTGGGTGGTCTGATTTACAGTGGGCTGTTGCTCATCAGCGCCATCACCCTGTTCCTCGCCGTGGAGAAGGTCGGTGCTGATGATATGCCGATGCTGACCATCATCAACGAACTCAACCCGGTTCTCGGGCAGGTGATGGCCGTGGTGATCTACGGCATGATCTTCAATACGGCCCTGGGGATGTTCTACGCGCTGGGCAGGCGTCTCACCGCGTCGCGCCCCACCACATTCAAGCCGATCTACATGCTGACGGTGCTGGCGGGATTCGGTTTGAGTTTCTTCGGCTTCAGGGAGCTGGTGGGTTATGTCTACCCGATCCTGGGGTACATGGGTCTCCTGCTGATCGCCGTCATGCTCGTGGCGTGGGCGCGCGCGCGGGTACGCATCTACCGTGAGTCCGAGCGTCGGATGCGGATCGTGGACCTGCTGCAGATCGGCACCCATGGCAATCTGAGCCGGGAGGAGGCTGTGGCCCTCGACCGGGAGATTGCGGAATCCAATCTGGATGAACTCCAGATCAGGTCAGCGGTGCGGGAGTAGGAAAAATCCCTACTCCGCGGGGACGAGCTGGATCTGGTTGGTATCAGCCCAGGTCAGGTCGATGCCCCTGGAGCGCAACCACTGCATGGGATCGTCGCCGTTGCGGGTGATGCCCTCCACGGCGTTGAGGGTGGCGTCGATGGCGCGTTCTGCATCGTCGGCGGTGATGAGGCCGGCGGAGGTCGCTGCGGCGAGCTCATCGATGTCCATGACGGTGACGGGTTCACCGATGACGGAGATCAGATCCACGTAGAGATCCCGGGTGATCCAGACATCGTTGTCCACGGTGATCTCCGCGATGTCCAGGTAATAGTCCTGTCGCTCTTCCACGCCGTCACGGAAGTGGAAGATGTTGGCGCGCAGGCCCAGCGTGGGCAGCAGCCAGCTCTCCAGGTAACCGAACTTCGGGTGGTTGGCGCCGCGGGCCATGTAGAGGCCGAAATCGGTGACGGTGTATGTGTCAACCTCGCGGAGGAAACCCTTGGGATCGGTGTTGAGGCGATCCGCGGTATTGAAGGTCTCCTGTTTGACGGGGTGTAGGTCAGTCATGGTTTTTCCTTATCTCACATCGAATACGACACCGGTGGGCAGGAACGTGCAGTTCGCGTCGCCGTTGTCGGTTGACGTGGTGAGACCTCCACTGAGCACGGCCACGATGAGACCGTGACCCGTGTCGGCCACACCTGAGATCGTGGAGGGGCCATCCGGGTTGATGCCGGTGTCGCCCAGGACAGTGGTGCCATGTGTGAAGTTGCTCAGATTCGCCCACTGAACCCGCATCCCGGCGGTCTGCTGTTGCGCCAGCTCCCCGGTGCCCAGTGCGGTGAACACGAAGGCCGTCTGCCCGGCGTTGACACCGGGGAGGGGGAGTGCTGCGGGGCCGGGAACCGCGAAGGCACTGCCCACGGAGGCTTCGGTGCCTCCGATGCAGTTATCCGCACGGGTCGGCCAGGCGAACTGGGCGATATCCGGTGCGTTCTCGGGAATCTCGATGTCGCCGCCGTCGCCGTCTCCGGAAATAAAGCCCAGTGCCTGGTTCACGATGTCCCGGATCTCCTGGGGAACCCACGGCTGGTTCACCGTGTTCATGATCTGCTGGCGTCCCGCTTCAGTGGGGCGACCCAGGTGATCAATGGGGAGACCGCTGGAGAGATTGCTGGCGATGCCGGTAGAGAGGTTGTACAGATCCTCCGCCGGATTGGCGGAGGCGGTGGGGGAGGCTACTGCGGCGAGGGCGCCGGTCACCGCGATGGCGGTGAGTGCCCGGAGGCCCCTGAGGTGTGCGGAGTGCTTGGCCACGATGTTGTACTTGCCTTTCGACGACGGCGAAACCTGAGTGGAGCTTCAAGGGCGAGAATTGGTTAACAGTAGTCACAAAAGTAACTTCCGTTAACATTCTTCCCTCCTGTCACAATAATGGCAGAAGATTCACTGTCAATACGATCTGTGGAATTTCCAGGGATTGTTCCCTGAAATCATGAGGCCTCACGACAAACGCATGGTGTGCGTTCCCGCAGTGCCTCGTTGTCTTGTCTTTCGGTGCATGAGACTGTTTCGTTACAAAGTCTTTCTGAGCCTTCGTCAGGCGTACCCCGTCCCCCGGTGTCGTGCGGTGAGATGTGCGCCAAGTGGCATGTACGGGTAGACTTTTAACGTTCTATAACAAGGGATGTACGTTTTTGCTACATCCGCCATCTTTACCCGGCAGGAGAATGCCCGCAGTGACCCATCCAGAGTTTCGCAACGTAGCTATCGTCGCGCACGTTGACCACGGAAAAACCACACTCGTAAACAGTATGCTTGAGCAGTCTGGTGTGTTCGGCGACCACGGCGAAGTTGCAGACCGTGTGATGGACTCCGGTGACCTGGAACGCGAAAAGGGCATCACCATCCTGGCCAAGAACACCGCCATCCGACGCAAGGGTGAGGGTAAGGACGGCAATGATCTGATCATCAACGTCATCGACACCCCCGGCCACGCCGACTTCGGTGGCGAGGTTGAGCGTGCGCTGTCCATGGTTGACGGCGTCGTCCTTCTCGTTGATGCCTCCGAGGGACCGCTCCCACAGACCCGCTTCGTGCTGTCCAAGGCACTGGCCTCCAAGATGCCCGTGATCATCGCGGTGAACAAGACCGACCGCCCCGATGCCCGCATCGACGAGGTTGTTGAAGAAGCCCAGGATCTCCTCCTCGAGCTGGCCGCAGCCATCGAGGACGAGGAAGCCGCCGCAGCCGCTGAGCAGCTGCTCGACCTTCCTGTTCTCTACACCTCCGGCCGCGAGGGCAAGGCCTCCACCAAGAACCCGGGCAACGGCAACGTCCCGGATTCCCCTGACCTGCAGCCACTGTTCGACACCCTGCTCCAGGTTCTCCCGGAGCCTGAGGCCAACATCGACGCGCCTCTGCAGGCTCACGTCACCAACCTGGACTCCTCCTCCTTCCTCGGCCGCATCGGCCTGATCCGCGTCCACGCAGGTTCCCTGAAGAAGGGCCAGCAGGTCGCCTGGATCCACTATGACGAAGACGGCAACCAGCACACCAAGACCGCTAAGATCGCCGAGCTGCTGACCACCGTCGGTTTCTCCCGCGTCCAGGCCGAGGAGGTCATCGCCGGTGACATCGCCGCCATCTCCGGCATCGAGAACATCATGATCGGTGACACCCTTGCCGATCCGGACAACCCCGTTGCCCTGCCACGCATCACCGTTGATGAGCCGGCCCTGTCCATGACCATCGGTGTCAACACCTCTCCGATGGCCGGCCGCGGTGGCGGAGACAAGCTGACCGCACGTGTGGTCAAGGCCCGCCTTGACCAGGAGCTGATTGGTAACGTCTCCCTCAAGGTCAAGCCGACTGAACGTCCGGATTCCTGGGAGGTTCAGGGCCGTGGCGAGATGGCACTGTCCATCCTCGTCGAGACCATGCGCCGCGAAGGCTTCGAGCTGACCGTGGGTAAGCCACAGGTGGTTACCCAGACCATCGACGGCAAGCTCCACGAGCCATTCGAGATCATCGTCATCGATGTTCCTTCCGAGTACCAGGGCAATGTCACCCAGCTGCTGGCCAACCGCAAGGGCCTCATGCAGTCCATGACCACTACCCCGGGCTCCGACTGGATCCGTATGGAATTCCGCATCCCGGCCCGTGGCCTGATCGGTTTCCGTACCCAGTTCATGACTGAGACCCGCGGTACCGGCATCGCCAACTCCTACTCTGATGGCCTGGATACCTGGGCCGGCGAGATCAAGGGCCGTGCCCACGGTTCCCTGGTTGCCGACCGTTCCGGCAAGATCACCGCATTCGCGCTGACCCAGCTGGCAGACCGCGGTAACTTCTTCGTGGAGCCAGGCACCGAAACCTACGAGGGTGTCGTTGTCGGTTCCAACAACCGCGAAGAAGACATGGACATCAACCCGACCAAGGAGAAGAAGCTCACCAACATGCGTGCAGCTTCCGCCGACACCACCGTCACCCTGGCCAAGGCCCAGACCCTCTCCCTGGATGAGGCACTGGAGTTCTGTGGCGTCGACGAATGCGTCGAGGTCACCCCAGATGTCCTGCGTATCCGCAAGGTCATCCTGAACGCGACCGAGCGTAACCGCGCCCGTTCCCGCGCCAAGAACCTCAACAAGTAGGTTAAGGAAAACAAGGCCCGTTGAATCCCCGAAATGTGGGGTTCAGCGGGCCTTTGCGGTTGTGTCCAGCCCACACAGTAGGATCAACAATCGTGAAGAAAAGCCTGCGCATACTGGCACTGGCCATCAGCTCGACCCTGCTCGGCGGGGCGTTGGTGGCCTGTCAGGCGAGCCCCGGTCCCGCCCCCGTGGAAGAGGTCCCGGAGACCACACAGCAGACCACGCAGCTTGAGTCCACCACCACCATGTCCGTGGAACCGGAGGATGAGATCGAACAGGGCCGATCCACGGTCAACATCGGGATTGATCCGCTGCGCAATGGTTTCAACCCGCACCTGATGGCGGATGATGCCCAGGTGGTCCGGGATATCTCCGAGCTGGTCCTGCCGAGCACCTTCGACAACGGTGTCATGAACACGGATCTCCTGGTGGCGGCCAACGTGGTGGCACCGTCCTCGTCCGCAGTGGCGCAGACCGTCAGCTACACCATCGCCCAGGAGGCACAGTGGAGTGACGGGACTCCCATCACCGGTTCTGACTTCGAATATCTGCGCCGTTCCATCGTGGACACCCCCGGTACCTTCAACCGCGCGGGTTACCA is a window from the Corynebacterium faecale genome containing:
- a CDS encoding Rv1157c family protein yields the protein MAKHSAHLRGLRALTAIAVTGALAAVASPTASANPAEDLYNLSTGIASNLSSGLPIDHLGRPTEAGRQQIMNTVNQPWVPQEIRDIVNQALGFISGDGDGGDIEIPENAPDIAQFAWPTRADNCIGGTEASVGSAFAVPGPAALPLPGVNAGQTAFVFTALGTGELAQQQTAGMRVQWANLSNFTHGTTVLGDTGINPDGPSTISGVADTGHGLIVAVLSGGLTTSTDNGDANCTFLPTGVVFDVR
- the typA gene encoding translational GTPase TypA — encoded protein: MTHPEFRNVAIVAHVDHGKTTLVNSMLEQSGVFGDHGEVADRVMDSGDLEREKGITILAKNTAIRRKGEGKDGNDLIINVIDTPGHADFGGEVERALSMVDGVVLLVDASEGPLPQTRFVLSKALASKMPVIIAVNKTDRPDARIDEVVEEAQDLLLELAAAIEDEEAAAAAEQLLDLPVLYTSGREGKASTKNPGNGNVPDSPDLQPLFDTLLQVLPEPEANIDAPLQAHVTNLDSSSFLGRIGLIRVHAGSLKKGQQVAWIHYDEDGNQHTKTAKIAELLTTVGFSRVQAEEVIAGDIAAISGIENIMIGDTLADPDNPVALPRITVDEPALSMTIGVNTSPMAGRGGGDKLTARVVKARLDQELIGNVSLKVKPTERPDSWEVQGRGEMALSILVETMRREGFELTVGKPQVVTQTIDGKLHEPFEIIVIDVPSEYQGNVTQLLANRKGLMQSMTTTPGSDWIRMEFRIPARGLIGFRTQFMTETRGTGIANSYSDGLDTWAGEIKGRAHGSLVADRSGKITAFALTQLADRGNFFVEPGTETYEGVVVGSNNREEDMDINPTKEKKLTNMRAASADTTVTLAKAQTLSLDEALEFCGVDECVEVTPDVLRIRKVILNATERNRARSRAKNLNK